The sequence ATGGATCATCTAGCCTTTACTCAGACAAGTTTGATTTTGACGTGCTGGAACTCGAAGCGCCTTACACGCCTGAGCGATATATTGAGGCTATTGAGGCAGCGGAGAAGGCAGGTTATGAGACGGTAATTATAGATAGTATGTCGCATGAGTGGGACGGTACAGGTGGTTGTTTAGAGATTAACGCTATGTTAGCTAGCACCAAGTACAAAAACAACTCATACGCTGCGTGGAATGAGGTTACACCACGTCATCAAAAGCTACTAGAGAAGATTGTTACTAGCAAAATCCACTTGATAGCAACTGTGCGTAGTAAGGCTGAAATCGTCAAAGAAGGCAACAAGGTTTTCAAAGTTGGTATGAAGTACATCATGCGTGACGGCTTTGAGTATGAATTTACAACCGTTTTTGACTTATCACACGAAGGCCATTACGCAATGGTCAGCAAAGACAGAACCAGTCTGTTTGACCAAAACACGCCATTTTTGATAACACCTGAAACTGGCGCGAACTTAAACGACTGGCTCAACAGTAGCAGTAATTACTACATGAGTGATGACAACCTTGTAGCACTGAATAAGCAGCTAAACAAGCTACCAGAGGACAAACAGCTACTCGTTAGATCCAAGTACCCAAACTTTGCAAATGAGCCTGATAGCAAGTTCTCAACTATCGACAACGGATTGCAGACTATGCTTGATAAGCACGAAGCAGAACAGGCAAAGATTGAGCAAGCAAACCAAGTTGATGATGATATCGCTCTTAGTGCGATTGGTGATTATGTGCCAATGGATAATCAAGAGCTGCTAAATAGTGCTGCTATGGAGCGAAACAAGGAGAGTGCTTGATGGCAACTATCTATGAATTAACCGACGACTATACAGCAAGACTCACTAAGTTGGGTTATCTGCTA is a genomic window of Psychrobacter cibarius containing:
- a CDS encoding ATP-binding protein: MQFNKAERKRSKLRLAIAGVSGSGKTTAALQIARGLGGKIAMIDTENGSSSLYSDKFDFDVLELEAPYTPERYIEAIEAAEKAGYETVIIDSMSHEWDGTGGCLEINAMLASTKYKNNSYAAWNEVTPRHQKLLEKIVTSKIHLIATVRSKAEIVKEGNKVFKVGMKYIMRDGFEYEFTTVFDLSHEGHYAMVSKDRTSLFDQNTPFLITPETGANLNDWLNSSSNYYMSDDNLVALNKQLNKLPEDKQLLVRSKYPNFANEPDSKFSTIDNGLQTMLDKHEAEQAKIEQANQVDDDIALSAIGDYVPMDNQELLNSAAMERNKESA